In the genome of Pyrobaculum islandicum DSM 4184, the window GATACGAAGAGGCTTTTATATCGCGGTTGCGTAAATATAAACACCTTCGACAGATATATGAGACTAGGCTTTCGGCATTTGCCGAATTTTTTGCCCTAGATAAAATCTTTGGAGTGGGTGGATTAGTACCGGAGCCTATTGCATATAATAGACATGTAGTAGTTATGGCATATATAGATGGCATTGAGCTTTACCGACTTACATATTACGACTTTAAAAAAGTCGCAGACGATATAGTTGAAACACTTCGTAAGGCCTTGGGCTTGGGTATTATCCACGGCGACCTCTCGCCATATAACATACTTGTAGGCAAAAGGAGTTATATAATCGATTGGCCACAATGGATTCCTGCAAGTTATCCCAACTCTAGCACATATCTCAAGCGCGATCTCGAGAATATTTCGTCGTTTTTCAAGAAAAACGGCGTTGAAATACCCGTTGATGAGCTATTTAAAATAGCTGAAGAAGGCAGAGAGAGAAGTAAAAACTTCATGATAGAGATTAATAAGTATGTCTTCTCATAGCTTGTGGCTATACTTGGCATTGATATAACGCCTGACGGAAACTTTGCATACATAGTTGTAGAGGGTAAAACTACTTTAGAAAAGGGTATTGTAAATCCACGTAATTTGCCATCCTTATTTAAAAAGTATGCCATAAGAACCTTGGCTGTAGACAACGTGAGTGAATTATTTCAATATGGTAGAGCTCTCATAAAGTTATTAAGCAAGCTACCCTACACCGTTGAGGTAATTGAAGTTACCAGAGACAAACTGGGCTTCAAAAAAATGGAGGAGTTGGTGCAGGAATATTTCGGAGTTGCCAAGAGCCACTTGACACCTCTAGAAACTGCGGAATATTTGGCTCTGCTAGCAAGTCTAGGCATTGGCACTCCGGTAAAGCTTTTTGAAGAAGAGACCATCATATTGATATATAGGAAAATATCCACGACGCCGGGCGGCATGAGCAGAAATCGTTTTATGAGAAATATCACCCATAGAATAAAGTCTATTGCGTCTAAGATAGAGTTAAAATTGAAAGAAGCTAAATTAGATTACGACTTATTTATAAAGGAGGAGTCCGGCGAGGTGACATCTGCAAAGTTTGTAGTCTATGCTAACAAAGAGGTAGTAAGGAGATATATAAAACCAATGCGCAGCATAGATGTCGCAGTTACTATTTACTCAGCTCCTGCAAAAAGAGGAGGAACTCCCTCACATGAGCGTTATTTAATACTTGGCGTAGATCCAGGTGTCGTCACAGGTCTTGCAATACTTACCTTAGATGGAGAAGTTTTAGATACAGCGGCACGGAGGGGGCTTTCCAGAGGTGATATATTAAGGTATGTACGCCAATGGGGTATACCGGTGCTTATTGCCACAGATGTAGCAGAAGCGCCAGAGTTTGTAAAGCGTCTTGCCGCCATGAGCGGGGCAGTTCTCTATACGCCAGGTAAAGACTTGTCTTCTGAGGAGAAGACAGAGATACTTGACAAAATAAATTGGCGTGTAAAATCTAGCCATGAGCGCGATGCTTTGGTAGCAGCCTACAGAGCCTACCAAGAGTATAAGCTTAAATTTGACAAAATAGAAAAAGAATTTGGAAAAATTTTGAACCTAGAACAGTTGGAATACGCAAAAGCTCTCGTAGTACGTGGATACTCCATAGCTCAAGCTGTATCTGAGGCATTAAAGAAACGCGAAGAGAAAGAGGTACGTGTAGTATACATTACGGCAGAGAAACCATGTGGAAGAAGGGAGAGCGCATTAGAAACACAGATAAGGGCTCTTGAATACGAGAACCAACAGTTACGTAAAGAGTTGGAAACCCTGAGACAAGAATATACACAATTACGTAAACGACTTGAAGACGAAAAATGGCGCGATTTAAGATATAGAGAGTTGCAAACAAGAGTAGAGACGTTAACAAGCGAGTTAATAAAAAAGGAAGCAGAATTGGAGCAGCTTAAGAAAGTGTTTATAGAAATCCTATCTAACTACGGTTCGAAGTACAAACTAATACACACATCCGAAACTGTAGAGTGCAAAGGAGACGAACCTGTGGGCACAATCTGTAGAAATATCGAGTCAGTAGAAGAGGCTGTGGCGCGGAAAACTCTTGGGGTGCCTTTAAAACAAGTGGCTAAGCTACAGTTAGGCGAGTTCTACGTGATTGACCAAGATCTTGTAAAGAAACTAGTCGAAGACATAAGACGTAAGATAGAGGAGAGGAAAGAAATCGACCTTAGAAAGATTGTAGAACAATACAGACGAGGTTTAATACAGAGACACTTCCCCTCTTAGGATATAGTCGGTAATCTGTGTAATCTTTTCAATTTCCTCTCTAGCAATGGCTTCTACCTCGTTTCTAACCTCGCCTGTGAGCTCACCGCTTTTTATAATTTCAACATTTAGAATTTTAGGCTCGTTTATGGGCTTTCCTATTTGTGAAACAATTTCCACATATACCTCGATAATATCTTTGACCTGATTATACACCTTATCTGCGATTCTCTGTGCGACAACATTGTAAATTTTTCCGACATGACTCACAGGGTTTTTACCGGCTGCCGCTTCCAGTGACATAGATCTCATGGGAGTTATAAGGCCATTTGCCCTATTGCCTCTGCCTGTCATACCATCGTCGCCATGCTCTGCAGAAGTCCCCGTCACGGTTAGATAGAAAATGCCGTGTTCGGGCTTGTCTGCGGCATTGACTACAACTTCTATGTTATACTCAGGGGCTACTTTGGAGGCGAGATCTTCGACAGCTTTTTTTACATCCTCTTTTACAGATAAGTAGTGGCTCTTGTCTTTCACTAATTTACTAATCATAGCGGCGGCCACCGTTAGTTTAACCTCTTTCCCAACTCTAACGCCCATGACTTTAACATCTTCTCCGACTTCTGGATATTTCGCCTTAAAGTCTCTGGAGTTCAAGAGTCTTTCAGTCTTATATACAAGCTGTTCTAGAGGCGTAAGTGGTGCATACCCAACGCCCACAGAGGTGTCGTTAGCTAAAGGCACGCTCTTTACGCCCAAGTCATATATTCCTACCAGGTCTGCAGAACCTTGGCCTATCTTATAGTCAATTACTACGTGTGTATCGGGGTCAAGGAAACGGAAATGTTGTTTTATCCAATCTCTCGCTGCTTGCATAACCAATGTGCCTAACGGCACCTTTATCACGCCATCCTTAGTTCTTACCTCATATGTTGCTCTGCCGGAGACTAGTATGTATATTGGTTGTAAGACCTCGCCGCCGCCAAAACGCGGTGCCGCCTGACCGCCAACTACAAGAGTTTTATCGACATTGTGATGGAGAATTATACCAAAATGTTCTAGGTAATATCTTGATAAGTATCTACTTACCCACTCAGAAATACCGTCTGCAATATAATCGGGATGTCCTTGGCCTTTTCTCTCTACAATTTCTACAAGTCGCTTTACTACAGGCGTTTTGTCTACCTTCTCTATGACTATCATGGTGTTACCTCTAATGCCGAGACATAAATTACTTGGGACCCTCTAACCACAATTCTACCATATCGTGTGACAGGCTCGCCAGAGTTATTTAACTCTGCAGCATTGTCAAGAACCAGATTCATACAGCCATCATAAGCTGTCAAAGTACCTTTTACTGCAACTCCCCCCTTTAGTCGGGCAACAATCTCTTTGTTTAGCATTTTTGTCAATACCTTAATTGGAGAAGGTAATTTTAATTGCTGTGGCGCCTTAGACATAAAAAGGCCATATTTCCGCAGTATATAAAATTATTCTCCGAATTTCATCAGCTACGTTTTTCGTAAACTAATAAGTCATCTATCCATTCTACATGTGCTATGAGAGTTCTTCTGCAACAATACCTATGAACCCCTAACTCGTCTAACACACGTCCAGGGTGCTCTCCAGCGAGGACTCTGTGCTTGAAAGTTATATAAAGGTGTCCAAGCGGTTTACCACATGTAAAACATCTGATTGGTACGATCATCGATAAGCCTTCTGCCTCTTGCTTCTGGCGTGTTTAATGCCAGGTTTCTTGGGCTCTGTCCTCCTAGGATCGCCCTTGAGCATATACGGATCGTATTTTTCATAAAGCTCTTTTAGTTCTTGGCTTTGGAAATATGCAACAAGTCCTCTCGCAATGGCTATTCTCACTGCTGTTGCTTGTCCCATGAAGCCCCCACCAGATACATTTACCTCTATGTCAACTTTTTTTGCTAATTCGCCGGCAAGAATCAAAGGTTCACTCATTTTTAACCTGGCCATCTCAATAGGCCATAGTTCCAGCGGATATCCGTTGATTCTAACACGGCCTATTCCCGGCTTTATAATTGCTCTGGCTACAGCTGTTTTCTTTTTTCCAACGGATATTACGACCCTAGGCGTCTCTTGTAGAACTTCGGCTCCCTGGATTTTAACTTCCATAGCTACCCGCCAGTGACTTGTTTAATTCTTTTCTGCCATATCTCTTGCGCGCGTTTCCATTGTTCCCAAGCGGCAAAGTCTATATTACGCCAAACCTCTTCAAGAGTTACAAATTTTGCTAACGGCTTCACCTTGAGCTTTGCCAAAGGTACCTCATATAAAACTAGTTTTTTCCTGTTTAACATCTCCAGTGGTATAGACATATAGACCCTTAGGCGTTTTAATGCAGAACGTCCACGCATATTCTTCTTGGGTAACATTCCTCTTACAATTCTCTTGAAAACTCTATCCGGCCTTCTCGGTATCTTAGGCCCAGCCTTCTCTGGGTTGTAATGAGTACGCCACTCGCTTATCTTTCTCTTAAACCACTCAATTACCATTTTACGATCTCCCGTGATTACTAATTTTTCGGCGTTTACAACAACAATCCTAAGACTAGGTCTTTCTAACAACGCTTTAGCAACATATGTCGCTAACCTGCCAGCTATATGGCCATCTGCGTCGATGATTATCTCGCCTCTCTCTGGCAATTGCTCAAGCTCTCTCTTTTCGATAATCATATCACTATCTTTACATTGCTTCCTTTTGGATTTCTTCTCACTAGTTCCGGGATTGTCAAAAGCTCTCCTCCCGCTTCAATTACCTTCTGCGCGGCCTTGCGCGATACGTTTACAGACGCAACTATTATCCTTTTCTTAAGCTCTCCTCCGCCTAGTAATTTCCCCGGTATTACTACTATATCTCCATCGTTAGCTACTCTATTTAACTTACCGACATTTACTACTACTCTCTGTCTCCTAGGTCGTTCTATGAACTCTGCTACTACCCTCCATATATTAGCAGAGTTAGCCATAGCCGCTTTTCTAAGAAATCTTGCCAACATCCTTAGCTGTCTATTTGTAGGTCCGGTCGGATTAGGAGGCATACCGCTTCTGCGAGAGTTTCTATATTTAAACTTTTGTCTCTACTAGACTACCGGCTTTCTGAGTTAAGGTAGTTATAAAGTCGGAAAACTTCTTCTTTAAGATTCTAAAGGCTTCCCTTAGTGCTGTCTCAACATCGTAATTACCAAATGATTCAACCCAGAAGACATATTTATACCTATCCCACTCAACTATTAGCCTATCGCCACAAATATCTCTACATGTCCAAGCTTTATTAAAAGTACATTCAAACGGATTTGTCAATTCTTTACAGATATCCTTACATTCTTCTTTGCATTTCTCATCTAGCACTTTAATTCTGGGATAGTAATAGTAGCTTGCAAGTGCGGCTTGCCATTTTGCATGTTCTTTTGCACGGCCAAGCTTAGCATAGGCCTCTAATATAATACTTTGGCCCTTTACAAGCTTAACAATTGGTATATCCTTATATACGGGCACCACATCTGGCCTTTCTGACACCAAGTCACCGGAGTAAACAATTTTATCACTTTCCGCGTTTATCTGGAGCATAAGCCTAACGGTACACTCCGATGGATCAACAAGTCCTGTTTCACAATCTTCTATCGGCGGAAGGGCTTGTAGCGGCGTTGTCAAGGGGACAAGCCCCAGTCTATGTGCTAACATTTCGTCATACATTACAGACGTATTGCTCACTATTACGACATAGTCTATTGCCATGACGGGGAGTTCGGATATTATTACTCTTCTAATAGAATTTACAAGAGAGGGATAGGCTCCCTCAATTACTGCCTTTAAAAACAGCGGTGTTTTCTCTACAATAGTTGCTTTTGGCATTACCTAGTTGGCTTCTGTTTCTTTCCGCGCCAAATAGCCCAGAGCGAAACTCCGTTTACCTTAATAACCTTGAATCTAACGCCTGGGATGTCGCCGAGAGATCTGCCCTCTGGGCCGCCGATGCGCTCAATAATGACTTCGTCGTGTTCATTTATGTAGTTTAAACTGCCGTCTAATGGAACAAATGCAGTGACTACTTTGCCATTTTTTACAAGTTGAACTCTTACACATTTTCGTACTGCTGCGTTTGGTTTTCTAGCCTCTACGCCGACCTTCTCAAGCACTATACCGCGTGCCATAGGCGCACCTTCCAAGGGGTCGTATTTCTCAACAAGCCCTAACATCTTACGCTTATATGTTATGTCATTCCATTTGAATCTCTTCCTTTTTCTCTTTAATTTACCCCCCGCAAATAGTCCGTAAGGCGATTTCTTACCAGGCACACCTCTCCTATGTTGACTATTAATAAATTTTTGCCTTTAAGCCAAGATGATTTTATCAATGTCGTAATACCTCTTAGCTAGAATCCTAGCGCGTGCTATGTTACGGCCGTTTTTTCCTATAGCTATACCTTTATCCTCGGGAGCTACAGTAGTTATTGCCACTTTTGACCCCGAGGGAGATTTTGTAACTTTTACCATAATAACCTTGGCGGGATATAAGCTATTTTTTATTAATTCCTCCGGCGTATCTCCGCCTTCTACTATTTCTACATCTTTGCCCAAGATTTGTTTTAGCATTTTGACATTAGAGCCGCCTCTCCCCACAGCTAAGGCCGCTTGATTTTTCTGAACTACAAAAATGATTCTGGAATATTCATTATCGAGAACTACATCTATTGGTGTTATACCTGTAATACTTTCGAAAAGCGTAGCGTATCGGATCTCCTCTTCAGTCAATCTTATCTCAGGCATGTTCAACCAACTTTAATATTTCGCTCTGGCCGGGATCTATCACGGCTAGCGCCATGATTTTATGAGGTCTTTTAGCCGCTGCGCCTAGTTCTATACTTGAGCCTGGGAATATAAATACAGGTACTCCTGCTAATTTGGCATAATATTCAACGTCTTCCTTTGCCCATTTGGGAGCATTTGCAGCCAATATCACCAATTTTGGAGTACTTGTAAGTATTGTTTTCTTAACCTCTTTGAAACCCATTACAACCTTACCTGTGCTTATGGCTACTTGCAATTCTCTACTGATATCTACCACGTCGCGTAGCTGAAAAAACTATTTATAAAGTTATCGCTGTTAAAACTGCATTAAGAGACGTACTATTCCTGTCCCAACAGGGATATATTTACCAGCTATAATGCTTTCTACAACACCCTTAAACTTCTCCTCCTCCCCTCTTACTGCGGCTTCTATCAAGGTTTTTACTGTTACTTCAAATGCTGCACGAGCAAGCGGAGACTCCTTCGTGCCTACGACGCCATGACGCCCAATGGGCCTTAACTTGCCTGACCACGTCATAGCGTCCGCCACTAGGTACATATGTCTAATATCGACGTCAAGTCCTTGTTCGTCTAACACACGCTTTATCTCCTGTGCAACCAAAGTTCTTGTCGCTTCTATTCCTAAAACCTCCTCTACCTCATGTAAGTCGTTGCTGTAAGTTCTTGTAGCGTCTACCTCCTCTAGCTGGAGCACAGCCTCTAAATTCGTCCCTTCTGTAATTATGTACCACTCACCGTTTTTTGTATCGTATTGGAGCACCACTTTTCTCACTCCCTTTATGCCGGCAATTTTTATCTGGAGGATTTTATCACGTATTTTCCTAATTCTAAGCACGTCTGGCGTTGCTAAAGATACTGTAATTGTATGTCCACGCATAGACACTGTAAAGTCCTTTCCCTTGGTCTTTGTCACCACTCTCTCTACATCTTTCAGACTTAAGCCGCGGTACTTTAATTGTTCTTGGTCTAGTGTTATTGTTATAGTCCCAGCTATATAGTCTACGTCTATCTCTTTAGCTAACATCTCAAGAGTTACTTGTTGAATCTTTTTAGCGACAGTCTCTGCCTTCTCTCTATCCCGGTTATAAGGCGGCTTTAGATAAATAAACATAAGCGGCGTAGAGGGGTTTCTTCTGGCATCTACAATTTCTATGAGCCTGGGCAGACCTCTTGCCATTGAGAATTCTCTCAGCCCTGCATAGTGGAAGGAACGTAATATCATTTGTGTACTAGGCTCCCCTATAGATTGAGCTGTTATAATACCTATGGCCTCTCCTGGGTCTATTAACGACGTAATGTAGAGCTTTAGTACGCGATATATTATTCGAAGCGCTTTTTCTTCGTCTAGGTCTTTTACTACATTTTCTAGTTCTTTGTAAATAGGTTGTGGCAAGATTTTGGCAACTCTTTCTAGGACTTCTTGTTTTGAAATCATTTTATCCAAAGTTTAAGCGATTTGATATCTACGATTTTTCCATGATCAGAACGACTTACATCTACGCCATCTTCGCCGTATAGCGGTTGTAATAATATAGCTCCGCCGAATCTAACGGTGCCATCATACGCGGTGTATACATCCTGTAGTGCGTTAATGAGCCGTCTCTGCATATAGCCTGACTGCGCCGTTCTCACAGCTGTATCTATTAAGCCGTCTCTACCTGCAGCTGCGTGGAAAAAGTACTCTACTGGAGTTAAGCCGCATCTAAAACACCGTTTTACAAAGCCGCCTACGAAGGGGCCTATATCACCCGCCGGAAAGTGAGGTAGTACCCTAGTCCTATATCCGCGCCTTATGCGTTCTCCTCTTATCGTCTGTTGGCCTAGCGTTGCAACCATCTGTACAATATTTACAATGCTACCTCTTGCGCCTGTTTTAGCCATTAGATATCCTTCGGCGTCTCTTTTAACGTACTTCTCTACGACTGTCGTGGCATCTTCGCGCACTTTTGACAAGATCTCTGTAATCTTGTTCTCAAAGGTCTCCTCCACTGTGAAGCCAGGCATAGCCTCTAAACGTCCACTTCTGAATTCTTCTACTAATGTATATGCCTTTTTTAGACTCTCTTCTATTATCATATTTAATTCTTTATATGCCTCGTCTGGGAGATATACTGAGTCCATTCCAAACGTAAATCCACGTAGATCTAAAAATCTGAGAAATACTCTCAGCGAAGAATCTAACCACTGTCTTGCTATCTCTGGTGGATAATCGCGGGCAATTCTGTGCCATAGGGAATCCACTTGTTCTGCGCCTATAGATTTCTTGTCTAAGACACCCTTGACTAAATTGCCATTTATGACAATAATCCATTCATCGCCATTACATTTATATGCGTCTTGACATTTACTCTTAAACGCCGTTGGTTGAACCCAGTTTAAATCTTTAGGCAGGAAGTGCGAAATTATCTGTTTACCTGTCCAAAGCTCCACCGGATGTAATATCGCCGGCTCGGGGGGGTCCTCTACAGATTTGCCAGCCCCAAGTAGGTATGCAACTTCTTTCTTTGTGAGAAATGTAGACTTATGCGAAAGGATATATGCGCCAATTATATAATCTTGTCTAGCGCCAATAATAGCGCCGCCATATCGCGGAGTAATAATGTGTTTTTCTACAAGCATTAAAGTTCTCGCCTCAGCTCTAGCTTCTTCAGTCTGGGGCACATGCAAATTCATTTCATCTCCGTCAAAATCGGCGTTATATGGCGGACAAACAGCTAGGTGCAGTCTAAAGGTTCTGCCCGGCAATACTTTTACTAAATGTCCCATCATGGACACTCTGTGGAGACTCGGCTGTCTATTAAAGAGAACAATGTCGCCATCTCTCAAGTGTCTTTCAACGATCCAACCTGGCGCTAGTCTTTCTGCGAGAGCTCTTCTATCTTTTACATAACGTAAGTCTATTCTTCTCCCTTCTGGAGTAACTACATAATTTGCACCTGGCCAAGTCTCAGGTCCTCTTATGACGTACTCTCGCAGTATGTCAACATTCCACGGCGTAACTCTCTCGGGTACAGTCAATATTTTAGCCACATCATATGGTACACCCACCTCGTTTATACTTATATGAGGGTCTGGGCTTATGACTGTACGTGCCGAGAAATTTACACGTTTTCCAGAGAGAGACCCTCTAAATCTACCCTCTTTGCCTTTTAGACGTTGGGCAATGCCTTTAAGCGGCCTACCTCCTCTATGTTTTGCCACAGGTATTCCTGGCAATTCATTATCAAAGTACGTGGCTATATGGTACTGTAGGAGGTCCCATAAGTTATCTACCACATTAGTCGGCGCGCCGGTTTCAATAGCTATCTTTAACTTTTCGTTCATACGGATGATATCGACAAGTTTATGTGTTAAGTCGTCTTCAGATCTAACACCACTTTCAAGCTGTATAGAAGGTCTTACATGTGGCGGCGGGACCGGTAGAACTTTTAAAATAGCCCACTCCGGCCGAGCGACAGAGGGGTTTATCCCGAGAAGTTCCAAATCCTCATTTGGAATTTTAGCTAGTCTATCCCTTAGAGTCTCTGGATCTAGTCTTACCAAAGCCCCCTCCTCTGTTTCCTCATAGAAGTAGTAGGGCCGTTCAAACCTAATTTTATTCCTCTTGTAGCCACAATGTGGACAAGTCATTCTCTCTGAAGCCTTCTTACGAATCTTCTCATGTAAATTCAACGCCAATAGTCTCCATTTGCCTTTTAATTTTGTCAATCTCTCTCTATAACGCTGTATTTCTTCGTCTTTTAACATAATACGGCCACAATTGGGACACGTCGTTCTTAAAATATCGTAGATAATTCGCGCAAATCCGACGTGTATAACAGGTTTTACTAACTCTATGTGACCAAAATGCCCAGGACATACGTCATGTGTTTGACCACAGGTTTCACATCGTGCCCCAGGCTCGGCAACGCCAAGTCTACGATCGGCAACCCCCCCTCTTACGGGCAATCCGCCTTCGTCATAAACTTCGGAGGTTGTAACCTCCATTACCGAGTACTTTCTTATCATCTCTGGGCTGAGAATCCCAAACTTGATAGACTTTATTACCTTCCGGGGGATTGTGTCAAGTTCCTCCCTTAACGACACGGCGTTAGATACAAGTTAATATATAAAGATTATAAGCCAGCTATTCTAAAATTTCAGAAAGCTCGAGCTTTGGATATATGCCAAGGGCTATCAGCTCTTGCAGAAGTAGTTTAAATGCATACGGCACTATTACTTTAGCGAACTGCCCAGTGTCGCCGTGTATCGGACATCTCGGCTTGTTTGTTCTGGCATCTAAATAAGCCGGGAGCCCGCACAGCTCACATACATACATCGTATATTTGTCACTAGATTCGACAAGTCTTTCATATAGCAACGCCGAGGCGCCGTGTGCGATCAAGACGTCTCTTTCCATTTCGCCTAACCTAAGGCCGCCCTCGCGCGAACGCCCCTCAGTTGGTTGTCTAGTTAAGATCTGGACAGGCCCTCTTGCTCTTGCGTGGATCTTATCGGCAACCATGTGATGCAGTTTCTGGTAGTAGACTACGCCTATGAAGATATCTGCCACAAGCTTTTCGCCTGTTATTCCACTGTACATAACCTCTTTGCCATCCCACTTATAGCCTAGCTTCATTAGTAGTTTTCTTAGTTCTTCTTCTTTCACACCTTCGAACGGCGTTGCATCTACTAATGCGCCAAGAGACGCCCCTATTTTCCCTGCTATACTTTCTAAAAGCTGTCCTACAGTCATACGCGATGGCAACGCATGTGGATTAACGATTATATCTGGGACTATGCCCTCCTCCGTAAACGGCATATCCTCGTGTCTCAATATCATGCCAACGACGCCCTTTTGGCCATGGCGAGAGGCAAACTTATCGCCTAGTTCTGGAATCCTAAGTTCTCTCAGTCTCACTTTTACTAACCTATTGCCTTCTGGAGACTCCGTAATAATTACCCTATCTACAATGCCCTTCTCGCCGCGTCTTACAGCAACAGAGGAATCTCTTCTCTCTTTTAAAATACGTTCTGTCTCTAGCGTCGTGTAAAATCTAGGCGGCGACGTTTTGCCTATAATAACCTCATTGCTACTAACATAGACCTCTGGTGGAGCTATGCCGTCTTCGTCTAGGTGGCTGTATGCTTCAGGTCCTCTATAACCTTTAACTGAACTATCTGGTACTTCTATTTTATCCTCCTCTCCGCCAGGATATTTCTGTTCCTCTGTTTCATAAGTGCGGTAGAAGACCGAACGGAACATGCCACGCTCTACTGCGGCTTTGTTTAAAATAATGGCGTCTTCCATATTGTAGCCCGTGTATGTGAGAAGTGCAACAACGGCGTTTTGTCCAGCCGGCTTTTTTGAATAGCCTATAAGCTCTAAGCCTCTTGTTGTGACAATAGGTCTTTCGGGGTAATATAACATGTGGCCTCGTGAATCAAGTTTATAGAGGAAGTTAGACTGCGGTAGTCCGAGAGATTGTTTAGCCATCGCAGCTTCATACTGATTACGCGGCGATTGGTTATGCTCAAGATAGGGTATTATAGACGCCACGGCGCCAAGTATAGCAGATGGTATAATCTCGACATGTGTGTATTTGCTTAAGTCATCGTGAGGATCTGTGGCGATATAGGCATTCTCCTCTTCGTCAGCATCTAGGTACTCTATAACTCCCATTTTTACTAAGTCGTCCCACGTCAATTCGCCACGTCTAACTTTTTCAACAATTTCTTTTGTTAATTTGAGTTTTCCATTTTCTACGACTAAGAGAGGCCTTCTAATGCGGCCTCCGTCGCAGTTGACATATACAGCATTGTTTAAGACAGCTATGTTTATTTCATCACTTATTTTCCCCTGTCTTCTTAGGCTTCTTACTGTCCTGGCTAATTCGTCTGGGTTAGGATGTATACCTATTAATCTCCCATTGATGTAGACCTCCGCACCACGGATGCCCTCGTCTCTGGCCTTTAAAATAGGCACAACGCCTAGGTTATATAACAACTGCTCTACCTCCCCCTCGTCAACACCTGTAGTTATCTCTGCGAGAAGCGCCAAGTTTTTAACAAGACCGACGTTTTGTCCCTCTGGCGTTTCCACGGCACAAAGTCTACCCCATTGAGTTGGATGAAGATCACGCGCCTCAAAGTGAGGTTGTGTCCTAGAAAGCGATGATACAACACGTCTTAAGTAGCTTAAAGTTGACATATAATTAGTGCGATCTAATATCTGGGATACGCCTGTTTTACCACCAACCCAATTCCCTGTAGCGAGCGCTTGTCTCACACGTTCTGTGATTATGTCTGGTCTCACTATAGTCTGAATATGCGGAATTCTACCCCGCGCATAATACTTCTCTAACTGGCTTTTTAACTCTTGCAAAAACTGCTTAAAGACTGTCCTGAAGAGTTGAGTCATCAAATCGCCCACTAGTCTAACTCTTTTGTTAGCGACATGGTCTTTATCGTCGGGCTTTCTTCTGCCGAGGTCTAACTCTATAAGGCCCTTGACAATTTGGCCCAGCATGAGGGCCTTCTTCAGTCTAATTTCCTGTTGTTTTTTCTCATCAGGTACAGTAGTGCCTAAATGAGGGAGAAAATAACGGTCAAGTAGTTGAAGCGCTTTTTCAACTCTAATAGGTTTAGGTTGGCCCACGGCAACTTTACCGCCTATGAAATCTAACGCATCCTCCTTTGTTATGGCAATTTGGTTAGCCGCTATAAGAGAGGGCAGTAGCTCTT includes:
- a CDS encoding DNA-directed RNA polymerase subunit B is translated as MVDLLPLPVVTSQQDDSFPTKDDRWTLVERFIRDKGLANHQIKSFNDFLDKKLPKIVEDFKVIETEIKGLKLVLERIEVGWPRIKESDGSESLIYPMEARLRNATYSAPLYLTATLYVDDEPYVTETFYIGELPIMVKSKRCNLTRLKPSEYVKKFEDPQDFGGYFIINGSERVIISQEDLVTDRPIYDKGDKPSVKYIAKTISTGIGYRSTLVVELNKDGIIYVTLSAMPVKIPFPVYMKALGLETDEDVVKAVSDDPEIQKELLPSLIAANQIAITKEDALDFIGGKVAVGQPKPIRVEKALQLLDRYFLPHLGTTVPDEKKQQEIRLKKALMLGQIVKGLIELDLGRRKPDDKDHVANKRVRLVGDLMTQLFRTVFKQFLQELKSQLEKYYARGRIPHIQTIVRPDIITERVRQALATGNWVGGKTGVSQILDRTNYMSTLSYLRRVVSSLSRTQPHFEARDLHPTQWGRLCAVETPEGQNVGLVKNLALLAEITTGVDEGEVEQLLYNLGVVPILKARDEGIRGAEVYINGRLIGIHPNPDELARTVRSLRRQGKISDEINIAVLNNAVYVNCDGGRIRRPLLVVENGKLKLTKEIVEKVRRGELTWDDLVKMGVIEYLDADEEENAYIATDPHDDLSKYTHVEIIPSAILGAVASIIPYLEHNQSPRNQYEAAMAKQSLGLPQSNFLYKLDSRGHMLYYPERPIVTTRGLELIGYSKKPAGQNAVVALLTYTGYNMEDAIILNKAAVERGMFRSVFYRTYETEEQKYPGGEEDKIEVPDSSVKGYRGPEAYSHLDEDGIAPPEVYVSSNEVIIGKTSPPRFYTTLETERILKERRDSSVAVRRGEKGIVDRVIITESPEGNRLVKVRLRELRIPELGDKFASRHGQKGVVGMILRHEDMPFTEEGIVPDIIVNPHALPSRMTVGQLLESIAGKIGASLGALVDATPFEGVKEEELRKLLMKLGYKWDGKEVMYSGITGEKLVADIFIGVVYYQKLHHMVADKIHARARGPVQILTRQPTEGRSREGGLRLGEMERDVLIAHGASALLYERLVESSDKYTMYVCELCGLPAYLDARTNKPRCPIHGDTGQFAKVIVPYAFKLLLQELIALGIYPKLELSEILE
- the rpoA1 gene encoding DNA-directed RNA polymerase subunit A', with product MSLREELDTIPRKVIKSIKFGILSPEMIRKYSVMEVTTSEVYDEGGLPVRGGVADRRLGVAEPGARCETCGQTHDVCPGHFGHIELVKPVIHVGFARIIYDILRTTCPNCGRIMLKDEEIQRYRERLTKLKGKWRLLALNLHEKIRKKASERMTCPHCGYKRNKIRFERPYYFYEETEEGALVRLDPETLRDRLAKIPNEDLELLGINPSVARPEWAILKVLPVPPPHVRPSIQLESGVRSEDDLTHKLVDIIRMNEKLKIAIETGAPTNVVDNLWDLLQYHIATYFDNELPGIPVAKHRGGRPLKGIAQRLKGKEGRFRGSLSGKRVNFSARTVISPDPHISINEVGVPYDVAKILTVPERVTPWNVDILREYVIRGPETWPGANYVVTPEGRRIDLRYVKDRRALAERLAPGWIVERHLRDGDIVLFNRQPSLHRVSMMGHLVKVLPGRTFRLHLAVCPPYNADFDGDEMNLHVPQTEEARAEARTLMLVEKHIITPRYGGAIIGARQDYIIGAYILSHKSTFLTKKEVAYLLGAGKSVEDPPEPAILHPVELWTGKQIISHFLPKDLNWVQPTAFKSKCQDAYKCNGDEWIIVINGNLVKGVLDKKSIGAEQVDSLWHRIARDYPPEIARQWLDSSLRVFLRFLDLRGFTFGMDSVYLPDEAYKELNMIIEESLKKAYTLVEEFRSGRLEAMPGFTVEETFENKITEILSKVREDATTVVEKYVKRDAEGYLMAKTGARGSIVNIVQMVATLGQQTIRGERIRRGYRTRVLPHFPAGDIGPFVGGFVKRCFRCGLTPVEYFFHAAAGRDGLIDTAVRTAQSGYMQRRLINALQDVYTAYDGTVRFGGAILLQPLYGEDGVDVSRSDHGKIVDIKSLKLWIK